From Maniola jurtina chromosome 7, ilManJurt1.1, whole genome shotgun sequence:
CAACTAACAAGCTTACAAAAAGCGGGAAGGTGCGTGTTCAATTTGCAGTTCCGGCGCCTACGGCTTGTCCCCGCGCTTACGTCTCTCCATAGGTCTCTTCATCCACACATGCCTGTGTGCGGTCAGTGAGCTGTAAGCGCAGCGTCGCGTCGTCTAGCCTTAGCCGAGTCGACGCGACGTATCGGAGCTGCTGATCCGCTTTTTCATTAAGTACACGCCTGGTTGACGGCGAGGCGAAAGGTGGTAAAGGGAAATACGGTGATGTTCCCTTTCTGAGTTGATATGTGTGCTGTCACCTTTAAAGTATTTTTGTAAAGATCCATATAATAGTTGTTGTagtatgggttgcctggaagagatcactttagtaataaggtcaccctttgtttgtaaatctatcctgtattttattctttactagccgatgcccgcgacttcgcccgcgtggatttaggtttttcggattcccgtgggaactctttgattttccgggataaaaagtagcctatgtgctaatccaggatattatctatctccatttcaaatttcagccaaatccgtcaagtagtttttgcgtgaaggagtaacaaacatacacacacacacacacacacacacacacacacacacacacacacacacacacccacacacatacaaactttcgcctttataatattagtgtgatcatggttttaagcaatgaagtggtttagataaataaatataaataatagaaatttcGTCACTTCACAGTAATGGACAGACTTATTCATCGTAAAACTAAGAACAAAAAACCAGCACCCAAACCTAAAACAACCAAGAAACGGCAAAGTGATGGTAATACTTTTTTACATAATGTACAGAAGTTTTAGTTAACCCCCCATTAAATTATACTTCCACTAGTTACCGACCATGACATCGCTTGGTGGAAATGTCAATCCTCTTTATGctctatcccgtgggaatttcaaatATCCGGCATTATCACTTGTCTGCATTATTAAGAGAATTTCTTGTGCACAGCTGCAAAGCTTTCTAGATCCAGGGTTTGGTTGGGCATTGATGAGTTAGTATCAGTTGTATGCATTTATTCtatctcaaaaataataaactccTTATGCATTgactcataataataattttatttacaatacagGACCGACTTGTTCTAAGTTCCTGACTGAACTTTCCAGAAAGCTTGCGCTAAAAAAGAGACAGGAAGAAGAATCACCAAAGAATATTGtgggtaagtaatgtttttgaAACTTAATGGGttagtaagtataattatttttaaagctctcCGTGTGTTTTTTTTAGAAACGATTATCGAAAGCATCACTAATGCCCTGCCTGTGAAATTTTCGAAAAAATCTCCATCGAAAAGAGACTCTcccatgaaaattgaaactttaaAAACATATGCCCCTGAACTTTTGCCAAATGATACTTTATCAGTCCCGCCTACAATTCAAAACAATGAAAAAATTCTTCCATTAAGTGAAGAAGTGCCAACAATAAGTACTGAAAGACTAACAAAAACAAGAGGTTTTAGAATGCCAAAAATGCCCTTGGTTAGCAGCGAAGTATTTAAACAGTCTGAAATGAAGGTAAAGGTGGTAAAAGAGGATGTAGCTGTGAACACTGGCGGGGAACATGATGTTGCAAGTGAAATAGCCAAACACGTCGGTACTCTGCGAAAGATATCATTGATAGCAGAAGAGTTTAATCAGAAAACAGGTATTAATACAGTCTGTACATACAGATCTTAATACAGTCCatctgtaggtatgtatggTTAGA
This genomic window contains:
- the LOC123866674 gene encoding uncharacterized protein LOC123866674, whose product is MDRDSYENNTLDLSDTTDESSSSSKSGLFQGNQPFVLDLHDIKKDEPAREKVTPGAKGKKNKRRGRPVENKPASNTSSSASLPTTEAAGKEEFYDADGSFHDVAVMDRLIHRKTKNKKPAPKPKTTKKRQSDGPTCSKFLTELSRKLALKKRQEEESPKNIVETIIESITNALPVKFSKKSPSKRDSPMKIETLKTYAPELLPNDTLSVPPTIQNNEKILPLSEEVPTISTERLTKTRGFRMPKMPLVSSEVFKQSEMKVKVVKEDVAVNTGGEHDVASEIAKHVGTLRKISLIAEEFNQKTAKNLKEIVDSVQADLLKKLEEAQAEHKASILANQMMMNEQKEPQEQAL